In Janthinobacterium sp. 67, a genomic segment contains:
- the hpaR gene encoding homoprotocatechuate degradation operon regulator HpaR has product MQLPIRYPNMPQLLLKARDSLLQHFRPILNHFGVTEQQWRIMRALNESPTLEPRELCEICQISSPSMSGILARMEEIGLIGRSKFEGDQRRRKVHLSEAGASLLMQMGKLIDLQYAHLEAAYGKQVFEDMRRALEAFIALETLPVAPAILR; this is encoded by the coding sequence TTGCAGCTACCGATCCGTTATCCGAACATGCCGCAACTGCTGCTGAAGGCCCGCGACAGCCTGCTCCAGCATTTCCGCCCCATCCTCAATCACTTCGGCGTGACGGAGCAGCAGTGGCGCATCATGCGCGCGCTGAATGAAAGCCCGACCCTGGAACCGCGCGAGCTGTGCGAGATCTGCCAGATTTCCAGTCCCAGCATGAGCGGCATCCTCGCGCGCATGGAAGAAATCGGCCTGATCGGGCGCAGCAAGTTCGAAGGCGACCAGCGCCGCCGCAAGGTGCACCTGTCGGAAGCGGGCGCCAGTTTGCTGATGCAGATGGGTAAACTCATCGACCTGCAATATGCCCACCTGGAAGCGGCTTACGGCAAGCAGGTGTTCGAAGACATGCGCCGCGCCCTGGAAGCGTTCATTGCCCTTGAAACCTTGCCGGTGGCGCCCGCCATCCTGCGCTGA
- a CDS encoding cytochrome c, with protein sequence MMAIFRLAAGAALLSLALPVLAAQAPGADVQAVERGRYLATAGDCIACHSVPGGKPMAGGLALATPLGAIVATNITPSTTHGIGNYTLAQFSAAVRHGVRADGANLYPAMPYTAYAKVTDDDTAALYAYFMHGVAAVDTAPAHKTDLPFPFNIRLSMAGWNLLFLDKKPFVADTSKSMEWNRGAYLAQGLAHCTTCHTPRNALMAEQLSKELGGADLGTWYAPNITSDVNSGVGGWSQQDLAGYLRTGRAAHRGQAAGPMAEAIDHSLKHLSDADLNAIAHYIKSVPAIRDKADVKPVTQWGQAGDELSSIRGVPLPQNLNTMSGAQLYDAQCASCHQTKGEGSFDGSLPPLFHNSATGRGNSNNLVMAILDGVERQDGKGSHAGHLMPAFRQTLSDEQIVTLGNYVQRMYGNPAIKVTAEQVTTLRNGGAPSNLIGLARAGIIVGVLVLLALLLWWRGRRRREASAA encoded by the coding sequence ATGATGGCGATCTTCAGACTGGCGGCCGGCGCCGCCTTGCTGTCCCTGGCCTTGCCCGTGCTGGCGGCGCAAGCGCCGGGTGCGGACGTGCAGGCGGTTGAACGCGGCCGCTACCTGGCCACGGCCGGCGACTGCATCGCCTGCCACAGCGTGCCTGGCGGCAAGCCGATGGCGGGCGGCCTGGCCCTGGCCACGCCGCTGGGCGCCATCGTCGCCACCAACATCACGCCGTCGACAACGCATGGCATCGGCAACTACACGCTGGCGCAGTTTTCCGCCGCCGTGCGCCATGGCGTGCGGGCCGATGGCGCCAATCTGTACCCGGCCATGCCCTACACGGCCTACGCCAAGGTGACGGACGACGACACGGCCGCCCTGTACGCCTACTTCATGCATGGCGTGGCGGCGGTGGATACGGCGCCGGCGCACAAGACGGACTTGCCGTTCCCGTTCAACATCCGCCTGTCGATGGCGGGCTGGAACCTGCTTTTCCTCGACAAGAAGCCGTTCGTGGCCGATACGTCGAAGAGCATGGAGTGGAACCGTGGCGCCTACCTGGCGCAAGGCCTGGCCCACTGCACCACGTGCCACACGCCGCGCAATGCGCTGATGGCGGAGCAGCTGTCGAAGGAGCTGGGCGGCGCCGACCTGGGCACGTGGTACGCGCCGAACATCACGTCGGACGTCAACAGCGGCGTGGGTGGCTGGAGCCAGCAAGACCTGGCCGGCTACCTGCGCACGGGCCGCGCCGCGCACCGGGGGCAGGCGGCCGGACCAATGGCCGAAGCCATCGACCATAGCCTGAAGCACCTGAGCGACGCGGACTTGAACGCCATCGCGCACTACATCAAGAGCGTGCCCGCCATCCGCGACAAGGCGGACGTGAAACCGGTGACGCAATGGGGCCAGGCTGGCGACGAGTTGAGCAGCATCCGCGGCGTGCCGCTGCCGCAAAACCTGAACACGATGTCGGGTGCGCAGCTGTACGATGCGCAGTGCGCCAGCTGCCACCAGACGAAGGGCGAGGGCAGTTTCGACGGCAGCTTGCCGCCGCTGTTCCACAACTCGGCGACGGGCCGCGGCAACAGCAACAACCTGGTGATGGCGATCCTCGATGGCGTGGAACGGCAGGACGGCAAGGGTAGCCATGCCGGCCACCTGATGCCCGCCTTCCGCCAGACCCTGTCGGACGAGCAGATCGTCACCCTCGGCAATTACGTGCAGCGGATGTACGGCAATCCCGCCATCAAGGTGACGGCCGAGCAGGTGACGACCTTGCGCAATGGCGGCGCGCCGTCGAACCTGATCGGCCTTGCCCGCGCGGGCATCATCGTTGGCGTGCTGGTGCTGCTGGCCTTGCTGCTGTGGTGGCGGGGACGGCGGCGCAGGGAAGCATCCGCAGCGTAA
- a CDS encoding SDR family oxidoreductase, with amino-acid sequence MQTQASTSTSLPLQDKIAFVTGGSRGIGAAIVRRLASQGANVVFTYQSSAAEAQALSAKVEAAGGKALGVQADAADATALTAAIAKVAAQFGRVDILVNNAGVFLPGAIDDFSLEDFDKTLNVNVRAVFVAIKAAVAHMPTGGRIINIGSTNAHRMPFGGAAAYAMSKSALSGLTQGLSRDLGPRGITINNVEPGPVATDMNPPTGDFADLMHGLMALPRHGTADEIAGMVAYLASAEAAFVTGAGLKIDGGFAA; translated from the coding sequence ATGCAAACCCAAGCCTCCACCAGCACCTCTTTGCCACTGCAAGACAAGATCGCGTTCGTGACGGGCGGCTCGCGCGGCATCGGCGCCGCCATCGTGCGCCGCCTTGCCAGCCAGGGCGCCAACGTCGTCTTCACCTATCAAAGTTCCGCCGCCGAAGCGCAGGCGCTGTCCGCCAAGGTGGAAGCGGCCGGCGGCAAGGCCCTGGGCGTGCAGGCTGATGCGGCCGACGCCACCGCCCTGACGGCGGCCATCGCCAAGGTGGCGGCGCAGTTTGGCCGTGTCGACATCCTCGTCAACAATGCGGGCGTGTTCCTGCCCGGCGCCATCGACGATTTTTCGCTGGAAGACTTCGACAAGACCTTGAACGTCAACGTGCGCGCCGTGTTCGTCGCCATCAAGGCGGCCGTGGCGCACATGCCGACGGGCGGGCGCATCATCAACATCGGCAGCACGAATGCGCACCGCATGCCGTTCGGCGGCGCGGCCGCCTACGCCATGAGCAAATCGGCGCTGAGCGGCCTGACGCAAGGCCTGTCGCGCGACCTGGGCCCGCGCGGCATCACCATCAACAACGTGGAACCGGGCCCCGTCGCCACGGACATGAACCCGCCGACGGGCGACTTCGCCGACCTGATGCACGGCTTGATGGCCCTGCCCCGCCACGGCACGGCCGATGAAATCGCCGGCATGGTCGCTTACCTGGCCAGCGCGGAAGCGGCGTTCGTCACGGGCGCCGGGCTGAAGATCGACGGCGGTTTTGCCGCCTGA
- a CDS encoding sorbitol dehydrogenase family protein, with the protein MDATHNKEGRGPLNPGRRMVLAGLLSASAAALIPWALAEPVASAEQGAFLGVSAMLVGRQVLDPVLARRLYDALVAQDAAFPAKVRALLALINAQGLQAAGLQEALDGLDPAQSPLAALPRQIASAWYLGIVGTGEAAVCVAYEQALNAAVVADVLKPPTYSYGAYGSWARKPI; encoded by the coding sequence TTGGACGCTACACACAATAAGGAGGGGCGCGGCCCCCTGAATCCCGGCCGCCGCATGGTGCTGGCCGGCTTGCTGTCGGCGTCGGCCGCGGCGCTGATTCCCTGGGCGCTGGCCGAACCGGTCGCCAGTGCGGAGCAGGGCGCCTTCCTCGGCGTGTCGGCCATGCTGGTGGGACGGCAAGTGCTCGACCCGGTGCTGGCCAGGCGCCTGTATGACGCGCTGGTGGCGCAGGACGCCGCTTTCCCCGCGAAGGTGCGCGCGCTGCTGGCGCTGATCAATGCGCAGGGCTTGCAGGCGGCCGGCTTGCAGGAAGCGCTCGACGGGCTGGACCCGGCCCAGTCGCCGCTGGCGGCCTTGCCGCGCCAGATCGCCAGCGCCTGGTACCTGGGCATCGTCGGCACGGGCGAGGCGGCCGTCTGCGTCGCCTACGAGCAGGCCTTGAACGCGGCCGTCGTCGCCGACGTGCTCAAGCCTCCCACGTATTCCTACGGCGCCTACGGCAGCTGGGCCAGAAAACCAATTTAA
- a CDS encoding GMC family oxidoreductase: protein MAEELSADYLVIGSGIIGSLAARKLALAGGSVLILEAGPRVSRGEIVARFRNTTRRSDWMSPYPSVATAPHPIYQPRDNGYLVQAGPYPYPAEYIRQFGGTSWHWAAQAWRNVPNDFRIHTLYGVGVDWPISYADLEPFYQEAEEIMGVSGADNTGSPRKQAFPMDPVTEPYAMRRIRERLDPSFKVVGNTVARNSVSYDGRPACCGNNSCQPICPIDAQYHGGIAAVQAEAAGVKIVCNANVYKLEHDAQGRITAALYYDVDKKSHRVTAKTFILAANGIESPRLLLVSASDKYPNGLANSSDMVGRNLMDHPSTSITFDADEDLWLGRGPQSPNSINTMRDGDFRSRHSPYRLDFTNISRVDGATRELIGKGVFGEAFEQQLRFRSAREMSLKNVLEVLPNPENRIALSSEKDAMGIPKPQAHYAIDEYTKRGHERSKQDFERIAKLMGGTNLRHSKEGVFANNQHICGTLSMGSDPAKAVCDQWGRTFDHANLFLCSTGVLPTSGTCNSTENGLAVALRTVKHILDEQQGGTA, encoded by the coding sequence ATGGCTGAAGAACTCTCCGCCGATTACCTCGTGATCGGCTCCGGCATCATCGGCTCCCTGGCCGCGCGCAAGCTGGCGCTGGCGGGCGGCTCGGTGCTGATCCTGGAAGCGGGACCGCGCGTGTCGCGCGGCGAAATCGTCGCCCGTTTCCGCAACACGACGCGCCGCAGCGACTGGATGTCGCCGTATCCATCGGTGGCCACGGCGCCGCACCCGATCTACCAGCCCAGGGATAACGGTTACCTGGTGCAGGCCGGCCCGTATCCATACCCGGCCGAATACATCCGCCAGTTCGGCGGCACCTCGTGGCACTGGGCCGCGCAAGCGTGGCGCAACGTGCCGAACGATTTCCGCATCCATACCCTGTATGGCGTGGGCGTCGACTGGCCGATCAGCTATGCGGACCTGGAGCCGTTCTACCAGGAGGCGGAAGAGATCATGGGCGTCTCCGGTGCCGACAATACGGGTTCGCCGCGCAAGCAAGCCTTCCCGATGGACCCCGTGACGGAGCCGTACGCCATGCGCCGCATCCGCGAGCGCCTTGACCCCTCGTTCAAGGTCGTTGGCAACACGGTGGCGCGCAACAGCGTCAGCTACGATGGCCGCCCGGCCTGCTGCGGCAACAACAGCTGCCAGCCGATCTGTCCCATCGACGCGCAATACCACGGCGGCATCGCCGCAGTGCAGGCGGAAGCGGCGGGCGTCAAGATCGTCTGCAATGCCAACGTCTACAAGCTGGAACACGATGCGCAGGGCCGCATCACGGCTGCCCTGTACTACGACGTCGACAAAAAGAGCCACCGGGTCACGGCCAAGACGTTTATTCTGGCCGCCAACGGCATCGAAAGCCCGCGCTTGCTGCTCGTTTCCGCCTCGGACAAATACCCGAACGGCCTGGCCAACAGCAGCGACATGGTGGGCCGCAATCTGATGGACCACCCGAGTACCTCGATCACCTTCGACGCCGATGAAGACCTGTGGCTGGGCCGGGGCCCGCAAAGCCCCAATTCCATCAACACCATGCGCGACGGCGACTTCCGCAGCCGGCATTCGCCGTACCGCCTGGATTTCACGAACATCTCGAGAGTCGATGGCGCCACCAGGGAGCTGATAGGCAAGGGCGTCTTCGGCGAAGCGTTCGAACAGCAGCTGCGTTTCCGCTCGGCCCGTGAAATGAGCTTGAAAAACGTGCTGGAAGTGCTGCCGAATCCGGAAAACCGCATCGCCCTCAGCAGCGAAAAAGACGCCATGGGCATCCCCAAGCCGCAGGCGCACTACGCGATCGATGAGTACACGAAGCGGGGACACGAGCGCTCGAAGCAGGATTTCGAACGCATCGCCAAACTGATGGGCGGCACCAACCTGCGCCACAGCAAGGAAGGCGTGTTTGCCAACAACCAGCACATCTGCGGCACCCTGTCGATGGGTTCCGATCCCGCCAAGGCCGTATGCGACCAGTGGGGCCGTACCTTCGACCATGCCAACCTGTTCCTGTGCAGCACGGGCGTGCTGCCCACGTCCGGCACGTGCAATTCGACGGAAAACGGCCTGGCCGTGGCGCTGCGCACCGTCAAGCACATCCTCGACGAACAACAGGGAGGAACGGCATGA
- a CDS encoding RrF2 family transcriptional regulator — protein MRRDSKLSSILHVLLHMAHAGRPMTSEELSAYLDTNPVLVRRVMAGLRERGYVASDKGHGGGWRIVCDLHQVTLQDIYVAVGSPTIFAMGNRVDQPGCLVEQVVNQSLAGAFDEAEALLIRRLGAVTLADLADRFSQQYATHKGAPHAHS, from the coding sequence ATGAGACGCGACAGCAAACTATCATCGATCCTCCATGTGCTGCTGCACATGGCCCATGCGGGACGCCCGATGACGTCCGAGGAACTCTCCGCTTACCTGGACACCAACCCTGTGCTGGTGCGGCGCGTGATGGCCGGCTTGCGCGAGCGCGGCTACGTGGCGTCGGACAAGGGCCATGGCGGCGGCTGGCGCATCGTCTGCGACCTGCACCAGGTGACCTTGCAAGATATCTACGTGGCCGTGGGGTCGCCCACCATCTTCGCCATGGGCAACCGCGTCGATCAGCCGGGCTGCCTGGTCGAGCAGGTGGTCAACCAGTCGCTGGCCGGCGCCTTCGACGAAGCCGAGGCGCTGCTGATCCGGCGCCTTGGCGCCGTCACCCTGGCCGACCTGGCCGACCGTTTCAGCCAACAATACGCCACACACAAAGGAGCACCGCATGCACATTCCTGA
- a CDS encoding NAD(P)/FAD-dependent oxidoreductase gives MHIPESPGIPFDAIIIGGSYAGLSAATQLARARRRVLVIDGGQRRNRYASHSHGFLTQDGSGTAAIAAEGKAQLMAYATVTWRDGMAVQAAASGDGDGFDVTLADGHVVHGRRLVLATGVIDELPPVDGLAERWGGSVFHCPYCHGYELEQGAIGVLATGPLSMHHALMLPDWGTVTFFLNGAFEPDAAQLAQLEARGVTLVRAPVARIDAVADVVMADGSRHAMAGLFVATRTRLASSLAGELGCALEEGPMGPFVRTDEQKASSVPGVFCCGDAGRTAGSVAFAVADGAMAGVAAHRSLMFGLDQAAKPPSIFSPAPVTNAASALAR, from the coding sequence ATGCACATTCCTGAATCGCCTGGCATTCCGTTCGATGCCATCATCATCGGCGGCAGCTACGCGGGCCTGTCCGCCGCCACGCAACTGGCGCGCGCCCGCCGCCGCGTGCTGGTGATCGACGGCGGCCAGCGCCGTAACCGCTACGCCAGCCATTCCCACGGTTTCCTGACCCAGGACGGCAGCGGCACGGCCGCCATCGCGGCCGAGGGCAAGGCGCAGCTGATGGCGTATGCCACCGTCACTTGGCGGGACGGCATGGCCGTGCAGGCGGCGGCCAGCGGCGATGGCGATGGTTTTGATGTGACCCTGGCGGACGGTCATGTCGTGCACGGCCGCCGCCTCGTGCTGGCCACCGGCGTGATCGATGAACTGCCGCCCGTCGACGGCCTGGCCGAGCGCTGGGGCGGCAGCGTCTTTCACTGCCCGTACTGCCACGGCTATGAACTGGAGCAGGGTGCCATCGGCGTGCTGGCCACCGGCCCCCTGTCCATGCACCATGCCTTGATGCTGCCCGACTGGGGCACGGTCACTTTTTTCCTGAATGGCGCGTTCGAGCCTGATGCGGCGCAGCTGGCGCAACTGGAGGCGCGCGGCGTAACTTTGGTACGCGCGCCCGTGGCGCGGATCGACGCGGTGGCCGATGTGGTCATGGCGGACGGCAGCCGCCACGCGATGGCCGGCCTGTTCGTGGCGACCCGCACGCGCCTGGCCAGTTCCCTGGCCGGCGAATTGGGCTGCGCGCTGGAAGAGGGACCCATGGGGCCGTTCGTGCGCACCGACGAGCAAAAGGCCAGCAGCGTGCCTGGCGTCTTTTGCTGCGGCGACGCGGGCCGCACGGCGGGCAGCGTGGCGTTCGCGGTGGCCGATGGCGCCATGGCCGGCGTGGCGGCGCACCGTTCGCTGATGTTCGGACTCGATCAGGCGGCAAAACCGCCGTCGATCTTCAGCCCGGCGCCCGTGACGAACGCCGCTTCCGCGCTGGCCAGGTAA
- a CDS encoding LysR family transcriptional regulator: protein MEALNHLQSFVLSAELGSFSAAARRLGLTPAAVSKNVARLEASLGLRLFQRSTRRLTLTEGGERFLQQIGGALSTLREAIAGVAEEGGQPAGILKISMAPSFGRSYVVPLLGDFIARYPGVIPDCHFDNRQVDLVGEGFDVAIGGGIELTPGVVARELGHAHIVATASPAFMRGKAMPVHPSDLAHFDGVARRSAGSGRLRSWILRDGSGGEGVAECRPRAIFDDPEAMAQAAILGVGVALLPMPHALAHLRSGALIRLLPGWHADSGPLSVYYPSKKLLPAKTRVFVDFLLEQFRQRDFAAQIRPD, encoded by the coding sequence ATGGAAGCCCTCAATCACTTGCAATCGTTTGTGCTGTCTGCCGAGCTGGGCAGCTTTTCGGCGGCCGCGCGCCGCCTGGGACTGACGCCGGCCGCCGTCAGCAAGAACGTGGCGCGCCTGGAAGCGAGTCTGGGGCTGCGGCTGTTCCAGCGCAGCACGCGCCGCCTGACCCTGACGGAAGGGGGCGAGCGTTTCCTGCAGCAGATCGGCGGCGCCCTGTCCACCTTGCGCGAGGCGATCGCCGGAGTGGCGGAAGAGGGCGGCCAGCCGGCCGGCATACTGAAAATCAGCATGGCGCCATCGTTCGGACGCAGCTACGTGGTGCCCCTGTTGGGCGACTTCATCGCCCGCTACCCCGGCGTCATCCCCGACTGCCATTTCGACAACCGGCAAGTGGACCTGGTCGGCGAAGGGTTTGACGTCGCCATCGGCGGCGGCATCGAACTGACGCCGGGCGTGGTGGCGCGCGAGCTGGGCCACGCCCACATCGTCGCCACGGCGTCGCCCGCCTTCATGCGGGGCAAGGCCATGCCCGTGCACCCGTCTGACCTAGCGCACTTCGACGGCGTGGCGCGCCGCTCGGCCGGCAGCGGCAGATTGCGCAGCTGGATACTGCGTGACGGATCGGGCGGCGAAGGCGTGGCCGAATGCCGGCCGCGCGCCATCTTCGACGATCCGGAAGCGATGGCGCAGGCGGCCATCCTCGGTGTCGGCGTGGCCCTGCTGCCCATGCCGCACGCGCTGGCCCATTTGCGCAGCGGCGCCCTGATCCGTTTGCTGCCCGGCTGGCATGCCGACTCCGGCCCCTTGTCCGTGTACTATCCGAGCAAGAAACTGCTGCCCGCGAAGACGCGCGTGTTCGTCGATTTCCTGCTGGAGCAGTTCCGCCAGCGCGATTTCGCCGCGCAGATACGGCCCGATTAA
- a CDS encoding DUF4303 domain-containing protein: protein MPDNYSLFYTYDADQPARFQEARVFGTTVWTASGAAMTWGAETRTQYASVAEAQAAYLSHCDAAVAGGHTLARAMLVDPAVFDFALLQTLVADAARLAFGAVRRAHPERHINAYALVSDDSAMTIGPAANSREALAASEYGEEMLWNPAEWAFEDGVAYFDGAYRLLLQAHRDLPFDVDFGAFRSGVFDACIAALAQLDAEGCFGAGAQRDDFVLLFEVSDSEAVEGAMELLNPPAVAARFAAWMATWEE from the coding sequence ATGCCTGACAACTACAGCCTGTTTTATACCTACGACGCCGATCAGCCGGCCCGCTTCCAGGAGGCGCGCGTCTTTGGCACGACCGTGTGGACGGCCAGCGGCGCGGCCATGACCTGGGGTGCGGAGACGCGCACGCAGTATGCGAGCGTAGCCGAAGCGCAGGCCGCCTATCTGTCCCATTGCGATGCGGCTGTCGCCGGTGGCCATACCCTGGCGCGCGCCATGCTCGTCGACCCTGCCGTCTTTGATTTCGCGCTGCTGCAAACACTGGTGGCGGACGCCGCGCGCCTGGCGTTTGGCGCCGTGCGTCGTGCCCATCCGGAGCGGCACATCAACGCTTACGCGCTGGTCAGCGACGACAGCGCCATGACCATCGGCCCGGCGGCCAACAGCCGCGAAGCGCTGGCAGCGTCGGAATACGGCGAAGAGATGTTGTGGAATCCGGCCGAATGGGCGTTTGAGGATGGGGTCGCGTATTTCGACGGCGCCTACCGCTTGCTGCTGCAGGCGCACCGCGACTTGCCGTTCGACGTCGATTTCGGCGCCTTCCGTAGCGGCGTGTTCGACGCCTGCATCGCGGCGCTGGCGCAGCTCGATGCCGAAGGCTGTTTTGGTGCGGGTGCGCAGCGCGACGATTTCGTGCTGTTGTTCGAGGTCAGCGACAGCGAAGCGGTGGAAGGCGCGATGGAGCTATTGAATCCGCCTGCCGTGGCGGCGCGTTTCGCGGCGTGGATG
- a CDS encoding porin — translation MNTPCMRAAALAVSTLIGANVCAQSNVTIYGVVDAATAYASNQGGKSNTYMRSGSLSASKIGFQGVEDLGGDLKALFLLENGFESDTGAQSSASSLFNRQAYVGLQSAAYGTVTAGRQYTPYYLLVGSLASSNVLTGATGAHPGDIDGLDTTVRISNSATYSMPAWRGLQASAQYGFGEAADGNAVGSSFSAAVKYSTSPAEFALGYLKLKNGQNGAGWSDNASGSFGISALNRGYASAESIAFIAASARYTMGKWMVGANASNVQYEAGSRSAFRDTAIFNTAGLISSYQLTPQWFLSAGYSDTFASHANGIADRARYRQLSFEQNYALSKRTAIYLIEARQLARGQTLGQDGAIVNAVASVGDSQNGTPSSNGGQTVVMVGLKHSF, via the coding sequence ATGAACACACCATGCATGCGCGCTGCGGCGCTGGCCGTCTCCACGCTCATTGGCGCAAACGTTTGCGCTCAAAGCAATGTCACCATTTACGGCGTGGTCGACGCGGCCACCGCCTACGCGAGCAACCAGGGCGGCAAGTCGAATACCTATATGCGCAGCGGCAGCTTGTCCGCCAGCAAGATCGGCTTCCAGGGAGTGGAAGACCTGGGCGGCGACCTGAAGGCGCTGTTCCTGCTGGAAAACGGCTTTGAAAGCGATACGGGCGCGCAAAGCTCGGCCAGCTCGCTGTTCAACCGCCAGGCTTACGTGGGCTTGCAGTCGGCAGCCTACGGCACCGTGACGGCCGGGCGCCAGTACACGCCGTACTACCTGCTGGTCGGTTCGCTGGCGTCGAGCAATGTCTTGACGGGCGCCACCGGCGCCCACCCGGGCGACATCGACGGCCTCGACACGACCGTGCGCATCAGCAATTCCGCCACCTACAGCATGCCCGCCTGGCGCGGCTTGCAGGCCAGCGCGCAATACGGCTTTGGCGAAGCGGCCGACGGCAATGCCGTGGGCAGCAGCTTCAGCGCCGCCGTCAAGTACAGCACGTCGCCAGCCGAATTCGCGCTCGGCTACCTGAAACTGAAAAATGGACAGAATGGCGCCGGCTGGAGCGACAACGCCTCGGGCAGCTTCGGCATCTCGGCCCTCAACCGGGGCTACGCTTCGGCCGAAAGCATCGCATTCATCGCCGCCAGCGCGCGCTACACCATGGGCAAGTGGATGGTGGGCGCCAATGCCAGCAACGTGCAATACGAGGCGGGCAGCCGCTCGGCCTTCCGCGACACGGCCATCTTCAACACGGCCGGCCTGATTTCAAGCTACCAGCTGACGCCGCAGTGGTTCCTGTCCGCCGGCTACAGCGACACCTTCGCCAGCCACGCCAACGGCATCGCCGACCGCGCGCGCTACCGCCAGTTGTCGTTCGAGCAGAATTACGCGCTGTCGAAGCGCACGGCGATCTACCTGATCGAAGCGCGCCAGCTGGCGCGCGGCCAGACCCTGGGGCAGGACGGCGCCATCGTCAATGCCGTCGCCTCGGTCGGCGATTCGCAAAACGGCACGCCGTCGTCGAACGGCGGCCAGACGGTGGTGATGGTCGGTCTGAAGCATTCTTTCTGA